In the genome of Francisella salimarina, one region contains:
- a CDS encoding phosphoethanolamine transferase, producing MIKKIFPKQIGVYKATVILSLLFGYVYNIPLIIKFFQDVAQDSTFSLWFVISCFAVCFLAFFLIFNLINFRYIFKPLMIVLIAIGAIVFYSEMFLGITFTYGVVESIFDTNTHEALSYLSIGSVASFIFFGVLPIVILLRVKIVYPKFSKSALIRIANIIGTLILVVMILITNVKTIFPFFRNHNELGDYPNPIIYVGITSAIIAEKFIPPLPYQPIGDGAKEVRNTDKPNLMVFVLGETARMQNYQYNGYNRDTNPYTKNLGVIALQDVASCGTYTALSVPCMLSNMPRVDYNARQAAARDNVLDIMKKAGLDVIWYNNNGYDCRYTGVCKRIENIYINTSDCKGNSAGGFCHDSVLLKELKENLAKNDDGKSKVIVLHLVGSHGPTYYQRYPAEFKKFTPTCDQGDINACSREKLVNTYDNTIRYTDYILSKVIDTLDSKEVTTKYDSAMVYISDHGESLGEDGLYLHAAPYGIAPLYQKRVPWIMWFSKDFLKDNKLNKACLVKEAKREDTFSQDNVFDSFLGLMNIKTAAYSPKLDIFANCRNAG from the coding sequence GTGATAAAAAAAATATTCCCGAAGCAAATAGGTGTTTATAAAGCGACAGTTATATTAAGTCTTCTGTTTGGCTATGTATATAATATCCCACTTATTATAAAATTTTTCCAAGATGTTGCTCAAGATAGTACATTTAGCTTATGGTTTGTGATTAGCTGTTTTGCAGTTTGTTTCTTAGCTTTTTTTCTGATTTTTAATCTGATTAATTTTCGTTATATATTTAAGCCATTAATGATTGTTTTGATTGCAATTGGAGCAATTGTTTTTTACTCGGAGATGTTTTTAGGAATTACTTTTACCTATGGTGTGGTAGAGAGTATTTTTGATACAAATACACATGAGGCACTATCTTATTTATCTATTGGGAGTGTTGCTAGTTTTATATTTTTTGGTGTTTTACCAATTGTTATACTTCTCAGAGTTAAAATAGTATATCCAAAATTTAGTAAAAGTGCTTTGATTAGAATCGCTAATATCATAGGGACTTTAATATTAGTTGTAATGATTTTAATTACAAACGTAAAAACTATTTTCCCATTCTTTAGAAATCATAATGAATTAGGAGATTACCCTAATCCAATAATTTACGTAGGTATCACTTCAGCAATTATTGCAGAGAAGTTTATTCCACCTTTACCGTACCAGCCAATTGGTGATGGTGCAAAAGAAGTTAGAAATACTGATAAGCCAAATCTAATGGTATTTGTCTTAGGCGAGACAGCGAGAATGCAGAATTATCAGTATAATGGATATAATAGAGACACAAATCCTTATACTAAAAATCTTGGAGTTATTGCGTTACAAGATGTAGCATCATGTGGTACTTATACAGCATTGTCAGTACCTTGTATGCTATCTAATATGCCAAGAGTTGACTACAATGCAAGGCAAGCTGCTGCTAGAGATAATGTCTTAGATATCATGAAAAAAGCAGGTTTAGACGTCATTTGGTATAATAATAATGGCTATGATTGTAGATATACTGGGGTATGTAAGCGAATAGAAAATATCTATATCAATACTAGTGATTGTAAGGGTAATAGTGCAGGTGGATTTTGTCATGACTCAGTGTTACTAAAAGAGCTAAAAGAGAATCTTGCAAAAAATGATGATGGTAAAAGTAAGGTAATTGTTTTACATCTAGTTGGAAGTCATGGACCAACTTATTATCAGCGTTATCCTGCAGAGTTCAAGAAGTTTACTCCGACATGTGACCAGGGTGATATAAATGCCTGTAGCAGAGAAAAACTAGTAAATACTTATGATAATACTATACGTTATACCGACTATATATTATCAAAAGTTATTGATACTTTAGATAGCAAAGAAGTAACTACTAAATATGATAGTGCAATGGTCTACATATCTGATCATGGAGAGTCTTTAGGAGAGGACGGCTTATATCTTCATGCCGCACCTTATGGTATAGCTCCATTATATCAAAAAAGAGTGCCGTGGATTATGTGGTTCTCTAAAGATTTTTTAAAAGATAATAAGCTTAATAAAGCTTGTTTAGTTAAAGAAGCTAAGAGAGAAGACACTTTCTCTCAAGACAATGTTTTTGACTCATTCTTAGGACTTATGAATATCAAGACAGCTGCATATAGTCCAAAACTAGATATTTTTGCAAATTGTCGAAACGCTGGGTAG
- a CDS encoding nitroreductase: MQISEAIKNRKCVREFLDKPIDKKILENLFDTTRWTPSSKNTQPWKIAIVSGEKKMALMSKILSACDNREPPRMEYDYDSNIPLDGELKERAVKCGHDLYNALNIAREDKERRIEQWKKNYLSFNSPSAIFIFKHPNTGISGYMDCGMLIQSIMLAALDLGLATCPQASLGHYPDIVKKELQGFDDYTLLCGIAIGYEDTNAAVNNYRTERESIDSFVTFF; the protein is encoded by the coding sequence ATGCAAATATCTGAAGCTATAAAAAATCGTAAGTGCGTTAGAGAGTTTCTTGATAAGCCTATAGACAAGAAAATACTAGAAAATCTTTTTGATACCACAAGGTGGACACCTTCTAGCAAAAATACTCAACCATGGAAAATTGCTATAGTAAGCGGTGAAAAGAAGATGGCCTTGATGAGTAAGATACTATCTGCATGTGATAACCGCGAACCTCCAAGAATGGAGTATGATTATGATAGCAATATTCCATTAGATGGAGAACTTAAAGAACGTGCTGTTAAGTGTGGTCATGACTTATATAATGCGTTAAATATAGCGAGAGAAGATAAAGAAAGACGTATTGAGCAATGGAAAAAAAACTATTTATCGTTTAATTCACCTTCAGCCATATTCATATTTAAGCACCCCAATACAGGAATTAGTGGCTATATGGACTGTGGTATGCTTATCCAATCAATAATGCTAGCTGCTCTAGACTTAGGACTTGCAACATGTCCTCAAGCCTCTCTAGGACACTATCCAGATATAGTCAAAAAAGAGCTACAAGGATTTGACGACTATACTTTGCTATGTGGTATAGCAATTGGTTATGAAGATACTAACGCTGCTGTAAATAACTATCGTACCGAAAGAGAGTCTATAGATAGTTTTGTTACATTCTTTTAG
- a CDS encoding diacylglycerol kinase, protein MLNKPKYTLFKNTSYALNGLVDIFKNEKSFRLQLLLFVILTVAIWVLPFSIVSKFVLQIVSMLPIYAEIINSAIERVVDLVTTDYHILAKQAKDAGSALVFVSFVIELIVWIMIIYLNLCY, encoded by the coding sequence ATGTTAAATAAGCCTAAATATACGCTTTTTAAAAATACTTCATATGCACTAAATGGCTTAGTAGATATTTTTAAAAATGAAAAATCTTTTCGTCTGCAGTTACTTCTTTTTGTGATTTTGACAGTAGCTATTTGGGTACTGCCTTTTAGTATAGTTTCAAAGTTTGTTCTACAGATTGTATCAATGTTGCCAATTTATGCAGAGATTATAAATAGTGCTATTGAAAGGGTAGTTGATTTAGTGACAACTGACTATCATATATTAGCAAAGCAGGCTAAAGATGCAGGTTCAGCTTTGGTCTTTGTATCTTTTGTAATAGAACTTATTGTTTGGATTATGATTATTTATCTGAATCTATGTTATTGA
- a CDS encoding inorganic phosphate transporter, with amino-acid sequence MITSVLIAIIVVALFFEFTNGFHDAANVVATPIATKSLTPYQAIGLAAFFNFLGAFFGTAVAATISKGLVDTSVVTDIVLISALLGAISWNFFTWSFGIPSSSSHALIGSLVGAVIISSSYQDVNYVTVIHKVIIPMISSPIMAFFLALIICIILLNIFMRFFMVRTTNKYIREMQVLSTSLLSFSHGSNDAQKTMSIITLALLSAGVVQTTQVPNWVIVLCGVAMGLGTLSGGKKIIKTLSAKLSKLEPVNAVSAELSSGILVLGASHIGLPVSTTQVASGSIMGAGYADSGVNWKVVKKMVTAWVLTIPACIVVTSVIYTILFKIFGTF; translated from the coding sequence ATGATTACATCAGTGCTTATAGCCATCATTGTAGTAGCGTTGTTTTTTGAGTTTACAAATGGTTTCCACGATGCTGCAAATGTAGTTGCAACACCTATCGCAACCAAATCTCTAACACCATATCAAGCTATTGGTTTGGCAGCATTTTTTAACTTTTTGGGTGCTTTCTTTGGAACAGCTGTTGCTGCAACAATATCAAAAGGCTTAGTAGATACAAGTGTTGTTACCGATATTGTTCTAATATCTGCTTTATTAGGAGCTATTAGCTGGAACTTTTTTACTTGGAGTTTTGGTATACCGTCGAGCTCATCACATGCTCTGATCGGATCATTAGTTGGTGCTGTAATTATTAGCTCTAGTTACCAAGATGTTAACTATGTGACAGTAATTCATAAGGTCATTATACCAATGATAAGCTCACCTATTATGGCATTCTTCTTAGCACTTATAATATGTATTATTCTACTTAATATTTTTATGAGGTTCTTTATGGTTAGAACTACAAATAAATACATAAGAGAAATGCAGGTGCTATCTACCAGCTTATTGTCTTTTTCTCACGGCTCTAATGATGCTCAAAAAACAATGTCAATAATAACACTTGCGCTACTAAGTGCAGGAGTTGTGCAAACTACTCAGGTTCCTAATTGGGTTATCGTTTTATGTGGTGTTGCAATGGGGCTAGGGACATTATCAGGAGGTAAAAAGATAATTAAAACTTTAAGTGCAAAGCTATCAAAACTAGAGCCGGTTAATGCTGTTTCTGCAGAATTAAGTTCAGGTATATTAGTTTTGGGTGCTTCACATATAGGTTTGCCAGTTAGTACTACTCAAGTGGCATCGGGTTCTATTATGGGGGCAGGTTATGCCGATTCCGGTGTAAACTGGAAAGTTGTTAAGAAAATGGTAACAGCATGGGTTTTGACAATTCCAGCATGTATCGTTGTTACTAGTGTTATATATACTATTCTTTTCAAAATTTTTGGTACTTTCTAA
- a CDS encoding YoaK family protein — protein MFTKKMAFTYFITVILIFNSGWIDSIVLYNSFGASVAVMSGNLRILGHSIAGGDWVFMYKVAVLVFGFVVGAAVNGVIMKTDAYVISEDHTKTLVLQSAVMLTGTLLIDIFSNHRVIDDLFLAMAMGMQNSFTTLFFGGFARTTHMTGTTTDLGIEIGRALRGKTDNLWKIPFFAVCMTMFVVGNAVGVIWVEITGDYFTLMLFPSVILPIFVGIVILLTYNMKVKNHSL, from the coding sequence GTGTTTACTAAAAAAATGGCTTTCACTTATTTTATTACAGTTATATTGATTTTTAATTCTGGCTGGATTGATAGTATAGTCTTATATAATTCTTTTGGTGCCAGTGTGGCAGTTATGTCGGGTAACTTGAGGATTTTAGGACATAGTATTGCTGGTGGTGACTGGGTATTTATGTATAAAGTAGCTGTGCTTGTTTTTGGCTTTGTTGTAGGTGCTGCTGTTAATGGGGTCATTATGAAAACAGATGCCTATGTTATCTCTGAAGATCATACTAAGACACTAGTCCTACAAAGTGCTGTAATGCTTACAGGTACTTTATTGATAGATATTTTTAGTAATCATCGTGTTATTGATGATTTATTTTTAGCTATGGCAATGGGTATGCAAAATAGTTTTACTACACTATTTTTTGGAGGTTTTGCCCGAACAACTCATATGACGGGTACAACTACTGATCTGGGAATAGAAATTGGTAGAGCCTTACGAGGCAAAACAGATAATTTATGGAAAATACCATTTTTTGCTGTATGTATGACAATGTTTGTCGTTGGTAATGCTGTAGGTGTGATTTGGGTTGAGATTACGGGAGATTACTTCACCCTGATGTTATTCCCATCAGTCATATTACCAATTTTTGTTGGTATTGTGATTCTACTAACCTATAATATGAAGGTTAAAAATCATAGTCTTTAG
- a CDS encoding cytochrome b has translation MQTKINKFMVYLHWATVILIFLAFISIEFRSIFGKHSLFHDVMKTSHLYIGFLILFITILRLAIRKFVSFPFIGQRLEYNKFRTMVANLVHIFLYFWLITMPILGWCLISAKGTYVIPFGLPAITDVLSRASVVRLKEIHEVFAYVGLAVIFIHALVAITEYYIIRSRRG, from the coding sequence ATGCAAACAAAGATCAATAAGTTTATGGTTTATCTTCATTGGGCCACGGTTATCTTGATATTTCTAGCTTTTATATCAATAGAGTTTAGAAGTATATTTGGTAAACATTCTCTATTTCATGATGTAATGAAAACATCTCATTTATATATTGGTTTTTTGATTCTGTTTATTACTATTCTAAGGTTGGCTATAAGAAAGTTTGTAAGTTTTCCATTTATAGGGCAACGACTTGAGTATAATAAATTTAGGACTATGGTCGCTAATTTGGTACACATATTTTTATATTTTTGGTTAATTACTATGCCAATATTAGGTTGGTGCTTGATAAGTGCAAAAGGAACTTATGTTATTCCTTTTGGTTTGCCAGCTATTACAGATGTGCTCTCAAGAGCTAGTGTCGTCAGACTTAAAGAAATCCATGAAGTTTTTGCATATGTTGGGCTAGCTGTAATATTTATCCATGCATTAGTAGCAATTACAGAGTATTATATCATTCGTAGTAGAAGAGGTTAA
- a CDS encoding hydrolase — translation MENIFSTKGGLLFPISLREYGKQDKGASPKGAQDQLSFMTAYSIFNQPVDFQAIEMIYPSEIVATDDILVYLCGASYQDTFIDENICVNYNQVFELNRGQKLEFKGSKKGFRTIVFAVKKQSQTIELVGKQRSLELEDYISQNYRHSFIRVIKGPEYDILKDCAFFESSWTISTNSSQMGLPLDGVFLDTQKIEMISQPVTDGTIQLAPSGPIVLLRHRQTVGGYPRIATVIEADINKLSQYAPGSKVRFKLVSLEEACEVNNILKDLISKV, via the coding sequence ATGGAGAATATCTTTTCGACTAAAGGAGGGTTACTTTTTCCAATTTCATTACGGGAATATGGTAAGCAAGATAAAGGAGCATCTCCTAAAGGGGCTCAAGATCAATTAAGCTTTATGACAGCCTATAGTATCTTTAATCAGCCTGTAGATTTTCAAGCTATTGAAATGATTTATCCCAGCGAGATTGTAGCTACTGATGATATATTGGTTTATTTATGTGGGGCTAGCTATCAAGATACTTTTATCGATGAAAATATCTGCGTAAATTATAATCAAGTCTTTGAGCTTAATAGAGGCCAAAAGTTAGAGTTTAAAGGTTCAAAAAAAGGCTTTCGCACAATAGTTTTTGCCGTAAAAAAACAATCACAAACCATCGAGTTGGTTGGCAAACAGAGATCGTTAGAATTAGAAGACTATATAAGTCAAAACTATCGTCATAGCTTCATAAGAGTAATCAAGGGACCTGAGTATGATATTTTAAAAGATTGTGCTTTTTTTGAGAGTAGTTGGACTATTTCAACAAACTCTAGTCAGATGGGGTTACCTTTAGATGGAGTTTTTCTTGATACACAAAAAATTGAAATGATATCCCAGCCTGTAACAGATGGTACAATACAGTTAGCCCCAAGTGGTCCGATAGTATTGTTACGACATCGACAAACAGTGGGGGGATATCCGCGGATTGCAACTGTTATTGAAGCAGATATTAATAAATTATCACAGTATGCTCCTGGATCTAAGGTAAGGTTTAAGTTGGTTAGTTTAGAAGAGGCTTGTGAAGTAAATAATATTCTCAAAGACCTTATTAGTAAGGTATAA
- the rsmG gene encoding 16S rRNA (guanine(527)-N(7))-methyltransferase RsmG — MDSMKDKIRQALVELDILATEEQVEQWLEYLKLLEKWNKVYNMTAIKKIDDMLVKHLFDSLAVAKYIKGSSTVDVGTGGGLPGVVLAILYPQHQFTLVDSVGKKIMFLKNVKKSLGLDNINPLNIRIENLDGSFDNIISRAFSSVDTFYELCKHFLTKDNQMLAMKGPDLEEQNLASLPLDIEKHSIKVPFLNAERNLIIMRKNNDR; from the coding sequence ATGGATAGTATGAAGGATAAAATTAGGCAAGCTTTGGTTGAGCTTGATATTCTAGCAACAGAAGAGCAGGTTGAACAATGGCTAGAGTATTTAAAACTTCTTGAGAAATGGAATAAAGTTTATAATATGACTGCTATTAAGAAGATTGATGATATGCTAGTCAAGCACTTATTTGATAGTCTCGCTGTAGCTAAGTATATCAAAGGTAGCTCAACTGTCGATGTTGGTACTGGAGGAGGTTTGCCAGGAGTGGTTTTGGCGATACTATATCCGCAGCATCAGTTTACTCTGGTTGATAGTGTTGGCAAAAAAATCATGTTTCTCAAAAATGTCAAAAAAAGCTTGGGCTTGGATAATATTAATCCATTAAATATACGCATTGAAAACTTAGATGGTAGCTTTGATAATATTATCTCGCGTGCATTTAGCTCAGTTGATACATTTTATGAATTATGTAAGCATTTCTTAACTAAAGATAATCAAATGCTAGCTATGAAAGGCCCAGATCTAGAGGAGCAGAACTTAGCATCTTTGCCATTGGATATTGAAAAGCATAGCATAAAAGTTCCTTTCTTGAATGCTGAGAGAAACCTTATTATAATGAGAAAAAATAATGATCGATAA
- a CDS encoding amino acid permease produces the protein MFLSRKFGAAMIISGTCIGAGMLAIPATVASCGFFIGSILIISIWALMTFTALILAEVNLKMEDGANFVEMTKQTLGPVGVGIVWICYVLLLYSLVAAYTVGGGYLISTTLGSLGFNISEKLTGIIFILILGVFIYISTRLVDHVNKIMFTGKLLAFLLLVAVLIPHISTDHLNYQIKNPNFIWAAFPILLTSFGFHHIIPTLRTYVGSNRKSLRQAIVIGSTIPLIVYILWIFATLGSLPVATPTGILGKQSGEITSVIIDHFSTSSGYISTISFLFGFFALATSFLGVALGLFDFNRNTYKIAKNLHKHKTLAFVITFLPAYIYAIAYPDGFKTALGYASIFVAILQVALPVMMLWVINYRKQKALASSSLITMLIVVIAIIIIALQILNSLDLLPTLN, from the coding sequence ATGTTTTTATCAAGAAAATTTGGCGCAGCAATGATTATATCCGGCACATGTATTGGTGCTGGGATGTTAGCAATTCCTGCAACTGTAGCGAGCTGTGGCTTTTTTATAGGTTCTATTTTAATTATCAGTATATGGGCTTTGATGACATTTACAGCTCTGATATTAGCAGAAGTTAACCTAAAAATGGAAGATGGCGCTAATTTTGTAGAAATGACAAAACAGACCTTAGGTCCTGTTGGTGTCGGTATAGTTTGGATTTGTTATGTTCTTTTACTCTACTCTTTAGTAGCCGCATATACTGTCGGTGGTGGATACTTAATTTCAACAACACTAGGAAGTCTTGGTTTTAATATCTCAGAAAAACTCACAGGCATTATTTTTATACTAATACTAGGAGTTTTTATATATATCAGTACAAGGCTAGTTGATCATGTTAACAAAATTATGTTTACAGGCAAACTTTTAGCATTTCTACTACTAGTTGCTGTTCTTATCCCACACATTTCTACTGATCATCTAAATTATCAAATCAAGAATCCTAATTTTATTTGGGCAGCATTTCCCATACTTCTAACCTCATTTGGATTTCATCATATAATCCCCACATTAAGAACCTATGTGGGATCGAATAGAAAATCTCTACGCCAAGCTATTGTAATTGGTAGCACAATACCGCTGATAGTTTATATATTATGGATTTTTGCAACTCTTGGTTCACTTCCAGTTGCAACACCCACTGGCATCTTAGGTAAGCAATCTGGTGAAATCACATCCGTTATTATTGATCACTTCAGTACTAGCTCTGGATATATCTCGACAATATCTTTTCTATTTGGCTTCTTTGCCTTAGCAACATCTTTTCTTGGTGTTGCACTAGGGCTTTTTGATTTTAATAGGAATACTTATAAAATAGCTAAGAACTTACACAAACATAAAACGCTTGCTTTTGTAATAACATTTTTACCGGCTTATATTTATGCGATTGCCTACCCAGATGGCTTTAAAACAGCTCTTGGCTATGCAAGTATTTTTGTAGCGATACTTCAGGTTGCTTTACCTGTTATGATGCTATGGGTTATAAACTACCGTAAACAAAAAGCTCTAGCTAGCTCTTCTCTAATAACTATGCTAATTGTGGTTATTGCAATTATTATTATTGCTCTCCAGATTCTAAACTCTTTGGACTTACTACCAACCTTAAACTAA
- a CDS encoding 5-oxoprolinase subunit PxpA, whose protein sequence is MLLINCDLGERGVAHPIDDKLVEYIDIANIACGGHAGNKESVDYYVNLCRDHNVKITAHISYPDKENFGRKVISIANDILCSSFDEQFALFDKDINAIKPHGALYNELNVNHELAKVFIGWCIKNDIQELVVSPFGIVAEYAKENGIKIVKESFAERGYMLDSVNNPMLIPRGQPNAEIHNVMEAVEQYNQLKQGFIKIDDQDILFESQTVCIHSDSKIALELAQQMYDIRG, encoded by the coding sequence ATGCTTTTGATAAACTGTGATTTAGGAGAGAGGGGTGTTGCTCATCCTATTGATGATAAGTTAGTTGAATATATAGATATTGCAAATATTGCTTGTGGTGGTCATGCAGGTAATAAAGAAAGTGTTGATTACTATGTGAATCTATGTCGAGATCACAATGTCAAAATTACAGCACATATTTCCTACCCAGATAAAGAAAACTTTGGTAGAAAGGTAATAAGCATTGCTAATGATATTTTATGTTCATCTTTTGATGAGCAGTTTGCACTTTTTGATAAAGATATCAATGCTATTAAACCGCATGGAGCCTTATATAATGAGCTAAATGTTAATCATGAGTTAGCAAAAGTTTTTATAGGCTGGTGTATTAAAAACGATATTCAAGAGTTGGTTGTTAGCCCTTTTGGTATAGTTGCTGAGTATGCCAAAGAAAATGGTATAAAAATTGTTAAAGAGAGTTTTGCAGAGAGAGGCTACATGCTTGATAGTGTTAATAACCCTATGCTAATACCAAGAGGCCAACCAAATGCTGAAATACATAATGTAATGGAGGCAGTTGAGCAGTATAATCAGCTTAAACAAGGATTTATTAAGATAGATGATCAAGATATCTTATTTGAGTCACAAACTGTATGTATACATTCTGATAGTAAGATAGCTTTAGAGTTAGCGCAGCAGATGTACGATATTAGAGGCTAA
- a CDS encoding YggS family pyridoxal phosphate-dependent enzyme produces the protein MIDKEFIQNSYTNIIKNIDSNARLLAVSKYQSIDKIEYLASLGQLDFGENYFQELEQKAQQLPNLKWHFIGSLQSRKIKHIVKYADSIQSVEKIEHLEKISKAAINENKHIDVFLQINIDDDVSKSGFKSTQLDDVIEAIVKAKKFSNLKVVGLMCIPAKSDSPEKSFAKMKVFFDTINASLAYELKLSRLSMGMSADYKLAIQYGSTDVRIGSSLFGIREA, from the coding sequence ATGATCGATAAAGAATTTATTCAAAACTCATATACGAATATCATCAAAAATATAGACTCAAATGCTAGGCTTCTGGCTGTCAGTAAGTATCAGTCTATCGACAAAATAGAATATTTAGCAAGTCTTGGGCAATTAGATTTTGGAGAGAATTATTTTCAAGAATTAGAGCAGAAAGCTCAGCAATTACCAAATCTAAAATGGCACTTTATTGGTTCACTGCAATCACGTAAGATAAAGCATATTGTTAAGTATGCTGATTCAATTCAAAGTGTAGAGAAAATAGAACATCTTGAGAAAATAAGTAAAGCTGCTATTAATGAAAATAAGCATATAGATGTTTTCTTACAAATAAATATAGATGATGATGTCAGTAAATCTGGTTTTAAATCAACTCAGTTAGATGATGTTATTGAAGCTATAGTTAAAGCGAAAAAATTCAGTAATCTAAAGGTGGTTGGACTAATGTGTATACCTGCAAAATCAGACTCTCCAGAAAAGAGCTTTGCAAAAATGAAGGTATTTTTTGACACTATTAATGCTAGTTTAGCTTATGAATTAAAATTATCGAGACTGTCAATGGGAATGAGCGCTGATTATAAATTAGCTATACAGTATGGCAGTACAGATGTTAGGATAGGAAGTAGCCTTTTTGGTATTAGAGAAGCCTAG
- a CDS encoding LysR family transcriptional regulator, whose translation MSGINKDIIEATRYFLKLVELGSYSSVKKCYSVELNTIKNKIDVLEKYLDLKLIRNVQNRISPTSDGMKYFHSCNKIVTDLENTIQNVKQSGFRQRQSIKVLGTPLFIKIIIDLALPQIQQINNEAFNFALDSYQVDNINGSQFQFDSYNVIQIFNKHLEFLDLDDWIVCTSVDAVKLPAYLYGNKEFVKDLHNNPDKVLEAPLVFNRYDFSQGTNEFKHDNKSYKFNLDKIKFTVDNEIQKANLLMSENTIGFMPKFYYDAVLKECDDIVKIEGFEIDFPLESHLILIYKHSKYKDELLKIVREGIKKIQVQYQ comes from the coding sequence ATGAGTGGTATTAACAAAGATATTATTGAAGCTACACGCTACTTTCTAAAGTTAGTGGAATTAGGGTCTTATAGCTCAGTTAAAAAGTGCTACTCTGTAGAACTGAATACTATAAAAAATAAGATAGATGTACTAGAAAAATACCTAGATCTAAAACTTATTAGAAATGTACAAAATCGTATATCTCCAACTAGTGATGGCATGAAATATTTTCACTCTTGCAATAAAATTGTGACAGATCTGGAAAATACTATCCAAAATGTAAAACAAAGTGGCTTCAGACAACGCCAATCTATAAAAGTACTTGGTACTCCCCTATTTATCAAAATCATTATTGATTTAGCATTACCACAGATACAACAGATTAATAACGAAGCATTTAATTTTGCACTAGATAGTTACCAGGTAGATAATATTAATGGCAGCCAGTTCCAGTTTGATTCATACAATGTCATACAAATATTTAACAAGCATCTTGAGTTTCTTGATTTAGATGATTGGATAGTTTGTACATCTGTAGATGCCGTTAAGCTACCTGCATACTTATACGGAAACAAAGAGTTTGTAAAAGATCTACATAATAATCCAGATAAGGTTCTTGAAGCTCCTCTAGTATTTAACAGATATGACTTTTCTCAAGGCACAAATGAGTTTAAACACGATAATAAAAGTTACAAATTTAATCTTGATAAAATTAAATTTACGGTTGATAACGAGATTCAAAAAGCTAACTTACTGATGAGTGAAAATACTATAGGATTTATGCCAAAATTTTATTATGATGCTGTCCTCAAGGAATGTGATGATATTGTCAAAATAGAAGGCTTTGAGATAGATTTTCCATTAGAGTCTCACCTGATACTTATATACAAGCACTCTAAATATAAAGACGAGCTTCTAAAAATTGTTAGAGAAGGTATCAAAAAAATACAAGTCCAATATCAGTAG